In Betaproteobacteria bacterium, the following proteins share a genomic window:
- the xrtH gene encoding exosortase H, whose product MTRFAILFFVIVTALFAAELTVPAQSALVIPWTEGLARLSAGLATLIDPQVVAYGKILQSTRNGFAVSIEAGCNGIEAALILIAAMLAFPAPWKHRLIGIAVGLVAIQALNVVRVVSLFYLGQWSMSAFEWAHLYLWQALIMLDVLVVWLIWIRTVPERAGSPVHAA is encoded by the coding sequence GTGACCCGTTTCGCCATTCTCTTCTTCGTCATCGTGACCGCGCTCTTCGCCGCGGAGCTGACCGTTCCCGCCCAGAGCGCCCTGGTGATTCCCTGGACCGAAGGACTCGCGCGCCTGAGCGCGGGGCTGGCCACGCTCATCGACCCGCAGGTCGTCGCCTACGGCAAGATCCTGCAAAGCACCAGGAACGGCTTCGCGGTCTCCATCGAGGCGGGATGCAACGGGATCGAGGCGGCGCTCATCCTGATCGCGGCCATGCTCGCCTTCCCCGCGCCGTGGAAGCACCGGCTGATCGGGATAGCCGTCGGCCTCGTCGCCATCCAGGCGCTCAACGTCGTGCGTGTCGTGAGCCTCTTCTACCTGGGCCAGTGGAGCATGAGCGCCTTCGAATGGGCGCACCTGTACCTGTGGCAGGCGCTCATCATGCTCGACGTGCTGGTCGTCTGGCTGATCTGGATCCGGACGGTGCCGGAAAGAGCGGGGTCGCCGGTACATGCGGCCTGA
- a CDS encoding DUF3494 domain-containing protein: MHLKNLLVMAGTGFATLLLVSTSTFAQQYLGASLVPFAVLAGPTVTCVGASSLTGDVGTSPGAAIVGIPVPCAIAGVMHAADATSLAAQNDLTTAFNTLTGLACTADLTGIDLGGLTLVPGVYCFATSAQLTGNLTLDAQGNPNAVWTFKTGSTLTTAGNVNFINGGNACGAQWRIGTSATIGVGSQMKGNILAQSAITMANGSNLVGRALARTAAVTLDNNNVSFAACGAGGGMGGVPPPFVPAGGGPAGGASGVPTLSEWAMIALAMLLAAAGFAAIRRRNT; the protein is encoded by the coding sequence ATGCACCTTAAGAATCTGCTCGTCATGGCGGGCACAGGCTTCGCCACGCTTCTTCTGGTTTCCACCTCGACATTCGCCCAGCAATACCTGGGCGCGAGCCTGGTTCCCTTCGCGGTCCTGGCCGGCCCGACGGTGACCTGCGTCGGCGCGTCCTCCCTCACGGGAGATGTGGGCACCAGCCCAGGGGCGGCGATCGTTGGCATCCCCGTTCCGTGCGCAATCGCTGGAGTGATGCATGCAGCCGATGCGACGTCGCTTGCCGCGCAGAATGACCTCACGACCGCGTTCAATACCTTGACTGGCCTTGCGTGCACAGCTGACTTGACCGGCATCGATCTGGGTGGACTCACGCTCGTTCCCGGCGTCTATTGCTTTGCGACGTCAGCTCAATTGACGGGAAACCTCACTCTCGACGCCCAGGGCAACCCCAATGCGGTCTGGACCTTCAAGACAGGAAGCACGCTCACGACCGCGGGCAACGTCAACTTCATCAATGGCGGTAACGCTTGCGGCGCGCAATGGCGAATCGGCACCTCCGCAACGATTGGTGTAGGCAGTCAGATGAAAGGAAACATCCTTGCGCAATCGGCCATCACCATGGCCAACGGCTCCAACCTGGTCGGGCGAGCCTTGGCGCGAACTGCCGCGGTGACGCTGGATAACAACAACGTGTCCTTTGCCGCGTGCGGCGCTGGCGGCGGCATGGGCGGTGTGCCGCCACCTTTCGTCCCCGCTGGCGGCGGTCCGGCGGGCGGGGCCTCGGGCGTTCCCACGCTGTCGGAGTGGGCGATGATCGCGCTGGCGATGCTGCTCGCGGCCGCCGGTTTCGCGGCGATTCGCAGGCGTAACACCTAG
- a CDS encoding DUF3096 domain-containing protein: MNMTLAIGPLVSLIAGILILAVPRLLNYIVAIYLIVIGVLGLFGAGGFHLR, from the coding sequence ATGAACATGACACTCGCCATCGGCCCCTTGGTTTCCTTGATCGCAGGCATCCTCATCCTGGCCGTGCCGCGGCTTCTGAATTACATCGTCGCCATCTACTTGATCGTCATCGGCGTGCTCGGGCTCTTCGGCGCGGGTGGATTTCACCTCCGGTAG
- a CDS encoding YihY/virulence factor BrkB family protein has product MFSGFAHRLARRTPAWLARHRDVLAASVRAWVNHRADSKGAALAFYTLFSMTPILVMAIAVAGYFFGAEAAQGEIIAQVSSLVGPNGAQAIQALLVAARNPASGLLATMVASVVFLVAATTVFVELKSSLDELWGIDPRAKPVQARSAFGLILQTRLLAFGLVLVLAFLLLISLVVSAGLSVVESRAAVLWGGSAVALQAASSIISLGVVACLFAVIYKMLPDAPLSWRDVWSGAAFTSALFSLGKYAIGLYIGGSGIASSFGAAGSVIALLLWVYYSAQIFFFGAEFTRQYALRVGSLRQFRPLS; this is encoded by the coding sequence ATGTTTTCCGGATTTGCACATCGACTGGCGAGGCGAACGCCCGCCTGGCTGGCCCGCCACCGGGACGTTCTCGCGGCGTCGGTGAGGGCCTGGGTCAACCACCGCGCCGACAGCAAGGGTGCGGCGCTGGCCTTCTACACGCTGTTTTCGATGACGCCGATCCTGGTAATGGCGATTGCGGTTGCCGGGTATTTCTTCGGCGCAGAGGCCGCGCAGGGCGAGATCATTGCCCAGGTATCGAGCCTCGTGGGACCCAACGGGGCCCAGGCGATCCAGGCCCTGCTGGTCGCCGCGCGCAACCCCGCGTCCGGGCTGCTGGCAACGATGGTGGCGAGCGTGGTGTTCCTGGTGGCCGCGACCACCGTCTTCGTGGAGCTGAAAAGCAGTCTCGACGAGTTGTGGGGAATCGATCCGCGCGCCAAGCCGGTGCAGGCCCGCTCGGCGTTCGGCCTCATCCTGCAGACCCGGCTGCTGGCCTTCGGGCTGGTGCTCGTCCTCGCCTTCCTCCTGCTGATTTCGCTGGTCGTGAGCGCCGGGCTGTCCGTGGTCGAAAGCCGCGCGGCAGTCCTCTGGGGCGGTTCCGCCGTGGCCCTGCAGGCGGCATCGTCGATCATCTCGCTGGGCGTCGTCGCGTGCCTCTTCGCCGTGATCTACAAGATGCTGCCGGATGCGCCGCTCTCGTGGCGAGACGTCTGGAGCGGGGCGGCGTTCACTTCCGCGCTGTTCAGCCTCGGCAAGTATGCGATCGGCCTGTATATCGGCGGCAGCGGGATCGCCTCGAGCTTCGGCGCGGCGGGCTCGGTCATCGCGCTCCTGCTGTGGGTCTACTACTCGGCGCAGATCTTCTTCTTCGGCGCGGAGTTCACGCGCCAGTACGCGCTGCGGGTTGGCAGCCTGCGGCAATTCCGGCCGCTTTCCTAG
- a CDS encoding beta/gamma crystallin family protein: MLHLCARARIASSRIESGQALRLEPAPVLRTVQTGTAIARQAGRTSERNSAMRQPRHAGNGASRPLKFAATCSSQPEKRIMKSRLRYIPLAIGLAMAGSAFANVTFYERENFSGREITLNQSAANFDNMGFNDRARSAVVNSGQWEVCVDAGFNGECQVIGPGRYPDLGGMAKRISSVRPVSDSMSQRGHEGQRHGGDRRARAMLFEGQNLSGRSFALKSGMISNLDGTGFNDRASSLRVESGYWVFCSDANFGGECRTFGPGDYASLPSGLDERISSGRRISDEYPYSQKPNWQR, from the coding sequence TTGCTTCATCTGTGCGCCCGCGCACGGATCGCATCGTCGCGAATCGAAAGCGGGCAGGCGCTCCGCCTGGAGCCGGCGCCTGTGTTGCGCACCGTACAGACCGGCACGGCCATCGCGCGGCAAGCTGGACGCACTTCAGAGAGGAACTCCGCAATGCGGCAGCCTCGCCACGCCGGCAACGGCGCATCACGGCCCCTCAAGTTCGCAGCGACATGCAGCTCTCAACCGGAGAAACGCATCATGAAAAGCAGGCTTCGTTACATCCCCCTGGCCATCGGCCTCGCCATGGCCGGCAGTGCCTTTGCCAACGTCACGTTCTACGAACGCGAGAATTTTTCGGGACGGGAGATCACCCTAAACCAGTCCGCGGCCAATTTCGACAACATGGGGTTCAATGATCGCGCCCGCTCGGCGGTCGTCAACAGCGGCCAATGGGAAGTGTGCGTCGACGCCGGGTTCAACGGCGAGTGCCAGGTGATCGGGCCCGGGCGATATCCGGATCTCGGCGGGATGGCGAAGCGCATCAGTTCCGTGCGGCCGGTTTCGGACTCCATGTCGCAGCGCGGGCACGAAGGCCAGAGGCATGGTGGCGACCGCAGGGCGCGCGCCATGCTGTTCGAGGGCCAGAATCTCTCGGGACGTTCGTTCGCGCTCAAGAGCGGCATGATCTCGAATCTCGACGGCACCGGATTCAACGACCGGGCGTCGTCGTTGCGCGTCGAAAGCGGCTACTGGGTCTTCTGCAGTGACGCCAACTTCGGCGGCGAATGCCGCACGTTCGGCCCCGGGGACTACGCCAGCCTGCCGTCGGGTCTTGACGAGAGGATCTCGTCTGGCCGCCGCATTTCGGACGAATACCCGTACAGCCAGAAGCCGAACTGGCAGCGCTAG
- a CDS encoding CsbD family protein: MNKDQVKGAARDIGGKIQEEAGKLVGSKEQQIMGLKNQAEGKVQKAVGDLKQAVNDAKA, encoded by the coding sequence ATGAACAAGGATCAAGTCAAGGGCGCGGCAAGGGATATCGGCGGCAAGATCCAGGAGGAAGCCGGCAAGCTGGTCGGCAGCAAGGAACAGCAAATCATGGGTCTGAAGAACCAGGCCGAAGGCAAGGTTCAGAAGGCCGTCGGCGACCTGAAGCAAGCCGTCAACGACGCCAAGGCCTGA
- a CDS encoding Tim44 domain-containing protein has translation MKLSLLLTAALLSLTFAAGDSDAARRFGGGSNLGKQRSATSAPAAPAATPAPAKPAQAAPVPTTPPPKPSFMSRWGGLIAGLGMGALIGSLFSGGLGGMGGILTLLLIAGVAFMAWRAFASRRTSTANAPVEFAGVGNVEPTMRPALNIGGGAGAPVEAPAGSASTPIPGFETEPFLRVARTSFIRLQAANDAKDLDDIRDYTTPEMFAEISMQVGERGDAPQKTEVVSIDAKLVEAVVEGDYAIASVRYTGLIRESAGANPEPVDEIWHVRKSMTDRKATWLIAGIQQVA, from the coding sequence ATGAAACTATCACTTTTGCTGACTGCTGCGCTCCTGAGCCTCACTTTCGCCGCGGGCGACTCGGATGCCGCCAGGCGCTTCGGCGGCGGAAGCAATCTCGGCAAGCAGAGGAGCGCCACCAGCGCCCCGGCAGCGCCGGCCGCCACGCCCGCCCCGGCAAAGCCTGCGCAGGCCGCACCCGTCCCGACCACCCCGCCGCCCAAGCCGAGCTTCATGAGCCGGTGGGGCGGCCTGATCGCGGGGCTCGGCATGGGCGCGCTGATCGGCTCGCTCTTCAGCGGTGGCCTGGGCGGGATGGGGGGCATCCTCACGCTGCTGCTCATCGCCGGAGTGGCCTTCATGGCCTGGCGCGCGTTCGCGTCGCGCAGGACTTCCACCGCGAATGCGCCGGTCGAATTCGCCGGTGTCGGCAATGTGGAACCCACGATGCGCCCTGCCCTGAATATCGGCGGCGGCGCTGGCGCTCCGGTCGAGGCTCCCGCGGGAAGCGCTTCCACGCCGATCCCGGGCTTCGAGACCGAGCCGTTCCTGCGCGTGGCCAGGACTTCCTTCATCCGCCTGCAGGCGGCCAACGACGCGAAGGACCTGGACGACATCCGCGACTACACGACGCCGGAGATGTTCGCGGAAATCTCGATGCAGGTGGGCGAGCGCGGCGACGCGCCCCAGAAGACGGAAGTCGTCAGCATCGACGCGAAGCTCGTCGAGGCCGTGGTCGAGGGCGACTACGCGATCGCGAGCGTGCGCTACACCGGTCTCATCCGGGAATCGGCCGGCGCGAATCCCGAACCCGTCGACGAGATCTGGCACGTTCGAAAAAGCATGACCGATCGCAAGGCGACCTGGCTCATCGCCGGGATCCAGCAGGTCGCCTGA
- a CDS encoding ABC transporter substrate-binding protein: MRALVALLIATWLLPGLAATFRWSSQGDFLTADPHAQNEGINTLLSYHFFERLTARDRNLRLVPALATSWEQVNATTWRFNLRKGVKFHDGTPFTADDVVFSIERAQLPSSNFKTFANAIGKPRRVDDHTVEIATPGPAPILLEYVNTIMIMSRAWALKNGATKPQDFKSAEDTYASRNANGTGPFRFVSWEPEVKTVLKKNPDWWGIAAGRFEGNVDEIVYRPIKSDATRMAALVSGEIDFVLDPPLQDIARLKFNPQVTIVEGPENRVIFLVMEQMRGELKYSNVKGRNPFTDKRVRQALYAAIDVEAIRSQVMRGQSVPTGAMVPARGSSYASLEPRLLPYGPERAKKLLAEAGFPQGFETQLLCPNNRYVNDERICTALAAMLARIGVKASLVLLPRAQFFQKVDQTDFAIHLYGWGGAATDPGLTLGPVLHSFDGKGKGDFNSGKFRDSELDRLIERSDVEMDPAKRSALMEEALQRVRMNAYTIPLHRQMIPWAVRKGVTVFHRPDNYIEMTWVKID, encoded by the coding sequence ATGCGAGCTCTGGTCGCCCTGCTGATCGCGACCTGGCTCCTTCCGGGGCTGGCCGCCACATTCCGCTGGTCCTCGCAGGGCGATTTCCTCACCGCCGACCCCCACGCGCAGAACGAGGGGATCAACACCCTCCTTTCCTATCATTTCTTCGAGCGCCTCACGGCCCGCGATAGAAACCTGAGGCTGGTACCCGCGCTCGCCACCTCCTGGGAGCAGGTGAACGCCACCACCTGGCGCTTCAACCTGAGGAAGGGCGTGAAGTTCCACGACGGCACCCCCTTCACCGCCGACGACGTGGTGTTCTCGATCGAGCGCGCGCAACTGCCCAGCTCCAACTTCAAGACCTTCGCCAACGCCATCGGCAAGCCCCGCCGCGTGGATGATCACACGGTGGAGATCGCCACCCCCGGCCCGGCGCCGATCCTGCTCGAGTACGTGAACACGATCATGATCATGAGCCGCGCGTGGGCGCTGAAGAACGGCGCGACGAAGCCGCAGGACTTCAAAAGCGCCGAGGATACCTACGCCTCGCGTAACGCCAACGGCACCGGCCCCTTCCGCTTCGTCTCGTGGGAGCCGGAGGTGAAGACCGTCCTGAAGAAGAACCCGGACTGGTGGGGCATCGCGGCGGGCCGCTTCGAGGGCAATGTCGACGAGATCGTCTATCGCCCCATCAAGTCCGATGCGACGCGCATGGCGGCACTCGTCTCCGGCGAGATCGACTTCGTCCTCGATCCTCCCCTGCAGGACATCGCCCGGCTCAAGTTCAACCCGCAGGTGACCATCGTCGAGGGCCCGGAGAACCGCGTCATCTTCCTCGTGATGGAGCAGATGCGCGGCGAGCTCAAGTACTCGAACGTGAAGGGGCGCAACCCCTTCACCGACAAGCGCGTCAGGCAGGCTCTCTACGCGGCGATCGACGTCGAGGCCATCCGCTCGCAGGTGATGCGCGGGCAATCGGTGCCCACGGGCGCGATGGTGCCCGCCCGGGGCTCGAGCTACGCCTCGCTCGAGCCGCGATTGCTCCCCTACGGCCCGGAGCGCGCGAAGAAGCTTCTGGCGGAGGCCGGATTCCCGCAGGGGTTCGAGACGCAGCTCCTGTGCCCCAACAATCGCTACGTGAACGACGAGCGCATCTGCACGGCGCTCGCCGCCATGCTGGCGCGCATCGGGGTGAAGGCTTCCCTCGTGCTGCTGCCGCGCGCCCAGTTCTTCCAGAAAGTGGACCAGACCGACTTCGCGATCCACCTCTACGGCTGGGGCGGTGCGGCCACGGACCCCGGCCTTACGCTCGGACCGGTGCTGCACTCCTTCGACGGCAAGGGCAAGGGCGACTTCAATTCCGGCAAGTTCAGGGACTCGGAACTCGACCGGCTGATCGAGCGCAGCGACGTCGAAATGGATCCGGCGAAGCGCTCGGCGCTGATGGAGGAAGCCCTGCAGCGCGTGCGCATGAACGCCTACACGATCCCGTTGCACCGCCAGATGATTCCCTGGGCGGTGAGGAAGGGCGTCACCGTGTTCCACCGGCCGGACAACTACATCGAGATGACCTGGGTGAAGATCGACTGA
- a CDS encoding ABC transporter substrate-binding protein, giving the protein MRRILTVAVSIAILACASLAGAKTLRWSSQGDYLTADPMAQNELLTNSINGHVYEPLVTRGKKLEILPALAASWKQTSPTVWVFNLRKGVKWTDGSDFTADDVVFSIRRLQGPTSNFRVYGNAVGEPRKIDDYTVELTTPVPNPVMLEMLANSLFMMSKSWCEKNNAVKAQDFTNEKEAYTARNAMGTGPYVLVSREPDVKSVFRKNANWWGLKVPGYFDGNVDDIVYTPVKSEGTRMAALLSGDLDFVLDPPVQDIGKLKQDRNVKVYEGRENRIIFLGMDQARDELLYSNVKGKNPFKDRRVREAMYRLIDVNAINKAVMRGLSVPTAINLPNPTRAGIPPEMDKRYPYDVAAAKKLLAQAGYPDGFEVTLDCPNNRYINDEKICVAVAGMVARGGITMKVNALPRAQYFPKAQRLDVSMYMLGWGGATTDAIFTLQPVLHSRNDKGDGDYNWGNYKVPEFDALIDSAKGDTDPAHRQETINKAMQMHHDQVLHIPLHLQVIPWASRANVEVIHRADNWLQATWVKIK; this is encoded by the coding sequence ATGCGCCGAATCCTGACCGTCGCCGTCTCGATCGCCATCCTGGCTTGCGCCTCGCTTGCCGGCGCGAAAACCCTTCGCTGGTCCAGCCAGGGCGACTACCTCACCGCCGATCCCATGGCGCAGAACGAGCTGCTCACCAACTCGATCAACGGCCACGTCTACGAGCCGCTCGTCACGCGCGGCAAGAAGCTCGAGATCCTTCCCGCGCTCGCCGCGAGCTGGAAGCAGACGAGCCCCACGGTCTGGGTGTTCAACCTGAGGAAGGGCGTGAAGTGGACCGATGGCTCGGACTTCACGGCCGACGACGTCGTCTTCTCGATCAGGCGCCTGCAGGGCCCGACCTCCAACTTCCGCGTGTACGGCAACGCGGTGGGCGAGCCGCGCAAAATCGACGACTACACGGTCGAGCTCACCACGCCGGTGCCGAACCCCGTGATGCTCGAGATGCTCGCCAACAGCCTCTTCATGATGAGCAAGAGCTGGTGCGAGAAGAACAACGCCGTGAAGGCGCAGGACTTCACGAACGAGAAGGAGGCCTACACGGCCCGCAACGCCATGGGCACCGGGCCCTACGTTCTCGTGTCGCGCGAGCCGGACGTGAAGAGCGTGTTCAGGAAGAACGCGAACTGGTGGGGCCTGAAGGTGCCGGGCTACTTCGACGGCAACGTGGACGACATCGTCTACACGCCCGTGAAGTCGGAGGGCACGCGCATGGCCGCCCTCCTTTCGGGCGACCTCGACTTCGTCCTCGACCCGCCGGTGCAGGACATCGGCAAGCTCAAGCAGGACAGGAACGTGAAGGTCTACGAGGGGCGCGAGAACCGCATCATCTTCCTGGGCATGGACCAGGCGCGCGACGAGCTGCTCTACTCCAACGTGAAAGGCAAGAACCCCTTCAAGGACCGGCGCGTGCGCGAGGCCATGTACCGGCTGATCGACGTGAACGCCATCAACAAGGCGGTGATGCGCGGGCTTTCCGTGCCCACGGCGATCAACCTGCCCAACCCGACGCGCGCGGGCATCCCGCCGGAGATGGACAAGCGCTACCCTTACGACGTGGCGGCGGCGAAGAAGCTGCTGGCGCAGGCGGGCTATCCCGACGGCTTCGAGGTCACGCTCGACTGCCCCAACAACCGCTACATCAACGACGAGAAGATCTGCGTGGCGGTCGCAGGCATGGTGGCCCGTGGCGGCATCACGATGAAGGTGAACGCGTTGCCGCGCGCGCAGTACTTCCCGAAGGCGCAGCGCCTGGACGTCTCCATGTACATGCTCGGCTGGGGAGGCGCCACCACGGACGCGATCTTCACGCTGCAGCCCGTCCTGCACAGCCGCAATGACAAGGGCGACGGCGACTACAACTGGGGCAACTACAAGGTGCCCGAGTTCGATGCGCTCATCGACTCCGCCAAGGGCGACACCGATCCCGCGCACCGGCAGGAAACGATCAACAAGGCGATGCAGATGCACCACGACCAGGTGCTGCACATCCCGCTGCACCTGCAGGTGATCCCGTGGGCCTCGCGCGCCAACGTGGAGGTGATCCACCGCGCCGACAACTGGCTGCAGGCCACCTGGGTCAAGATCAAGTAG
- a CDS encoding NAD-dependent succinate-semialdehyde dehydrogenase, translated as MNAAVDRKPCPPVLKDPSLLRDRCYLDGAWADADSGRRFDVDNPGDGTIVGSVPDMGAAETRRAIEAAERALPAWRAAPAKERSKIVRKWYELIMANADDLALILTTEQGKPLAEAKGEILYGASFVEWFAEEAKRIYGDTIPSPTVDRRLIVLKQPIGVCAAITPWNFPNAMITRKMAPGLAVGCTFVLKPAEQTPFSALALAELAERAGFPKGVINIVTGDAPAIGKELCANPIVKKVTFTGSTEVGRILMRQSADTVKKLSLELGGNAPFIVFDDADLDAAADGAMASKYRNAGQTCVCANRMYVQDSVYDAFAAKLAERMKSLKVGMGTQAGVNLGPLIDAQGLAKVEEHVADAVAKGATVVVGGKRSALGGRFYEPTLLTGVTSGMKVSREETFGPVAPLFRFKDEAEALELANATEFGLAGYFYARDVGRVFRVAEGMETGMVGVNVGIIANEVAPFGGVKQSGLGREGSRYGVEDFLEIKYVCLGGIQ; from the coding sequence ATGAATGCCGCCGTTGACCGCAAGCCTTGCCCGCCCGTCCTCAAGGATCCTTCGCTTCTGCGCGACCGGTGCTATCTCGACGGCGCCTGGGCGGACGCCGATTCGGGGCGACGCTTCGACGTGGACAATCCCGGGGACGGCACGATCGTCGGCTCCGTGCCCGACATGGGCGCGGCGGAAACGCGGCGCGCCATCGAGGCGGCCGAACGGGCCTTGCCCGCGTGGCGCGCGGCCCCGGCCAAGGAGCGCTCGAAGATCGTGCGCAAGTGGTACGAGCTCATCATGGCCAACGCGGACGACCTGGCGCTCATCCTCACCACGGAGCAGGGCAAGCCCCTGGCCGAGGCGAAGGGCGAAATCCTGTACGGCGCCTCCTTCGTCGAGTGGTTCGCGGAGGAAGCCAAGCGCATCTACGGCGACACGATCCCCAGCCCCACCGTCGACCGGCGCCTCATCGTGCTGAAGCAGCCCATCGGGGTGTGCGCCGCGATCACGCCGTGGAATTTTCCCAACGCGATGATCACGCGCAAGATGGCACCGGGTCTCGCGGTGGGCTGCACCTTCGTCCTGAAGCCCGCGGAACAGACGCCGTTCTCGGCGCTGGCGCTGGCGGAGCTCGCCGAGCGCGCCGGCTTCCCGAAGGGCGTCATCAACATCGTCACCGGCGATGCGCCCGCCATCGGCAAGGAGCTGTGCGCGAACCCGATCGTGAAGAAGGTGACCTTCACCGGGTCCACGGAAGTGGGCCGCATCCTCATGCGCCAGAGCGCCGACACCGTGAAGAAGCTCTCGCTGGAGCTGGGCGGAAACGCGCCCTTCATCGTCTTCGACGACGCCGACCTCGACGCGGCCGCCGATGGCGCCATGGCCTCCAAGTACCGCAACGCGGGGCAGACCTGCGTGTGCGCCAACCGCATGTACGTGCAGGACAGCGTTTACGACGCCTTCGCCGCGAAGCTCGCCGAGCGCATGAAGAGCCTCAAGGTGGGCATGGGAACGCAGGCGGGCGTGAACCTCGGGCCGCTGATCGACGCGCAGGGCCTGGCGAAGGTCGAGGAGCACGTGGCGGACGCGGTGGCCAAGGGCGCGACGGTGGTGGTGGGCGGCAAGCGGTCCGCGCTGGGCGGGCGGTTCTACGAGCCCACGCTCCTCACCGGCGTCACGTCCGGGATGAAGGTGTCGCGCGAGGAAACTTTCGGCCCCGTGGCGCCGCTCTTCCGGTTCAAGGACGAGGCCGAGGCACTGGAGCTCGCCAACGCGACGGAGTTCGGCCTGGCCGGGTACTTCTACGCCCGCGACGTGGGGCGCGTCTTCCGCGTGGCGGAGGGCATGGAGACGGGGATGGTCGGCGTGAACGTCGGCATCATCGCCAACGAAGTGGCTCCCTTCGGCGGCGTGAAGCAGTCGGGGCTCGGACGCGAGGGTTCCAGGTACGGCGTCGAGGATTTCCTCGAGATCAAGTACGTGTGCCTTGGTGGAATCCAGTGA